In a single window of the Myxococcus guangdongensis genome:
- a CDS encoding ADP-ribosylglycohydrolase family protein, whose protein sequence is MQSPVGMDSRSRQDRITGALLGTLVGDALGLPREGLGPKRALRMFGGAPLRHRLMWGRGVGSDDTEHACMTGQALLAQPEDPARFARNLAWRLRGWFVALPAGIGWATLRATMKLWVGFPPDRSGVVSAGNGPAMRAPILGACLAMDTERLDAFVRASTRLTHRDARAEDGARLVARAAAYGALHGPEGLQDTEHVLRRLLEATTTPDFREVLGTTVRAHLARGASCAELAQSMGLARGVTGFVMHTVPVALYAWLRHPDDFTRAVEEVILLGGDTDTVAAIAGGLVGATVGASGIPVHWLDGIAEWPRTVSWMSALAERLSRRFPTNESPSENIGPLALFWPGLLPRNLAVLAIVLAHGFRRLLPPY, encoded by the coding sequence TTGCAATCGCCCGTGGGCATGGACTCGCGCTCACGCCAGGACCGCATCACCGGTGCGCTGTTGGGGACCCTCGTGGGGGATGCGCTCGGGCTCCCCCGGGAAGGGCTGGGACCCAAGCGCGCCCTCCGGATGTTCGGCGGCGCTCCACTTCGCCACCGGCTCATGTGGGGCCGAGGCGTGGGGAGCGATGACACGGAGCACGCATGCATGACGGGCCAGGCGCTGCTCGCGCAGCCCGAGGACCCGGCGCGCTTCGCTCGGAACCTGGCGTGGAGGTTGAGGGGTTGGTTCGTGGCGCTCCCCGCGGGCATCGGTTGGGCCACGCTCCGCGCCACCATGAAGCTCTGGGTCGGATTCCCGCCGGACCGCAGTGGTGTCGTCTCCGCGGGCAACGGCCCCGCGATGCGAGCCCCCATCCTGGGCGCGTGCCTCGCGATGGACACCGAGCGCCTCGATGCCTTCGTGCGCGCCTCCACGCGGCTGACGCATCGAGATGCACGCGCCGAGGACGGCGCACGACTCGTGGCGCGGGCCGCGGCCTACGGAGCCCTCCATGGCCCCGAGGGACTGCAGGACACGGAGCACGTGCTGCGGCGCCTGCTCGAGGCGACGACCACGCCCGACTTCCGCGAGGTCTTGGGCACCACCGTGCGTGCCCACCTGGCGCGAGGTGCCTCCTGTGCGGAGCTCGCCCAGAGCATGGGACTCGCCCGCGGTGTCACCGGCTTCGTCATGCACACCGTCCCCGTGGCGCTCTACGCGTGGCTCCGACACCCGGATGACTTCACGCGCGCGGTGGAGGAGGTCATCCTCCTGGGCGGAGACACGGACACGGTGGCGGCCATCGCGGGCGGCCTGGTGGGCGCCACCGTGGGCGCGAGCGGTATCCCCGTCCACTGGCTCGACGGCATCGCCGAGTGGCCACGCACCGTGAGCTGGATGAGCGCCCTCGCGGAACGCCTGTCACGACGCTTCCCCACGAACGAGTCCCCGAGCGAGAACATCGGCCCACTGGCCCTCTTCTGGCCGGGGCTGCTCCCCCGCAACCTGGCGGTCCTCGCCATCGTGCTCGCCCACGGCTTCCGCCGCCTGCTGCCACCGTACTGA
- a CDS encoding chemotaxis protein, translating to MSLPRRLVGCTLLLVWVSGCSVVAPRSELVQRVGRSDLSVEALRTRVRDMARRFSGLLEASADEIAAESDSEVVREAMTRFKINAVPAMQAALLQPDPVAALVDAWALLAQLELALPERARSAGASPELVARAERLLRQQEAEVEALWKDVCGRQDVEGARVRVHEWAAEHPLVGPLVTRVSTVSLLADVTSLSGLGAIGTAAVLVEDIRDLTARVDLYAASLPRQARWQAESMAQDALKAVPTREVLADLGRAVDTLEQFGALAAGTSALVARERGALVSALTSEREALQRFVDEERRALMAEVAGERQAVLAALHTERVETLQQGERIGLGMVDQGFQRATLLVDRVFLWLLGMTLVGVLGVLGLAVVLLRAWRRKAG from the coding sequence ATGTCCCTCCCGCGCCGACTCGTTGGATGCACCCTGCTGCTCGTCTGGGTGAGTGGGTGCTCCGTCGTGGCGCCCCGCTCGGAGCTGGTGCAGCGCGTGGGGCGCTCGGACCTGTCCGTCGAGGCGCTGCGCACCCGCGTGCGGGACATGGCCCGGCGCTTCTCCGGATTGCTGGAGGCCTCCGCGGATGAAATCGCGGCGGAGTCCGACTCCGAGGTCGTGCGCGAGGCGATGACGCGGTTCAAGATCAACGCGGTGCCCGCGATGCAGGCGGCCCTGCTCCAGCCGGACCCCGTGGCGGCGCTGGTGGATGCGTGGGCCCTGCTCGCGCAGCTCGAGCTCGCCCTGCCCGAGAGGGCGAGGAGCGCGGGCGCGTCACCGGAGCTCGTGGCCCGGGCGGAGCGGCTGTTGCGCCAGCAGGAGGCGGAGGTGGAGGCGCTCTGGAAGGACGTCTGCGGGCGCCAGGACGTGGAGGGCGCACGGGTGCGTGTCCATGAGTGGGCCGCGGAGCATCCGCTCGTGGGTCCGCTCGTCACACGGGTCTCCACGGTGTCGCTGCTCGCCGATGTGACGTCGCTGTCGGGACTGGGGGCCATCGGGACGGCGGCGGTGCTGGTCGAGGACATCCGGGACCTGACGGCGCGCGTGGACCTGTACGCGGCGTCGTTGCCCAGGCAGGCGCGATGGCAGGCGGAGTCGATGGCGCAGGATGCGTTGAAGGCGGTGCCCACGCGCGAGGTGCTGGCGGACTTGGGGCGCGCCGTGGACACGCTGGAGCAGTTCGGAGCGCTGGCGGCGGGGACCTCCGCGCTGGTGGCGCGCGAGCGCGGCGCGCTGGTGTCCGCGCTCACCTCGGAGCGGGAGGCGCTGCAGCGGTTCGTCGACGAGGAGCGACGGGCCTTGATGGCGGAGGTGGCGGGCGAGCGGCAGGCCGTGCTCGCCGCGCTCCACACCGAGCGGGTGGAGACCCTTCAGCAGGGCGAGCGCATCGGCCTCGGGATGGTCGACCAGGGCTTCCAGCGCGCGACACTGCTGGTCGACCGGGTGTTCCTGTGGCTGCTCGGGATGACGCTCGTGGGAGTGTTGGGGGTGCTGGGCCTCGCGGTGGTGCTGCTGCGTGCGTGGAGGCGCAAGGCGGGCTGA
- a CDS encoding DUF4136 domain-containing protein, whose amino-acid sequence MRPLIRLAPLFVACVLTACAGIDVSTNYDPTAVQQLDGYKTYAWLPQPQGSDKRVYNPIVGGEVERAADAYLQSHGYRKVEANPDFLIGWHGAIDNKLEADTVNAYYGYPYDPMWDPFYGGGPVAMSVPETVVREYEQGTLLLDIVDAQSKKLVWRGQAQSEISDSAKAEKQQSRINKSVEEILERFPPRGGK is encoded by the coding sequence ATGCGTCCGCTGATTCGACTCGCGCCCCTGTTCGTGGCGTGTGTCCTCACGGCCTGCGCCGGCATCGACGTGAGCACGAACTACGACCCGACCGCCGTCCAGCAGCTCGACGGCTACAAGACCTACGCGTGGCTGCCGCAGCCCCAGGGCAGCGACAAGCGCGTGTACAACCCCATCGTCGGCGGCGAGGTGGAGCGGGCGGCGGACGCCTATCTGCAATCGCACGGCTACCGGAAGGTGGAGGCCAACCCGGACTTCCTCATCGGCTGGCACGGGGCCATCGACAACAAGCTGGAGGCGGACACCGTCAACGCATACTACGGCTATCCGTACGACCCCATGTGGGACCCGTTCTACGGGGGAGGCCCGGTGGCCATGTCCGTGCCCGAGACGGTGGTGCGCGAGTACGAGCAGGGCACGCTGCTGCTCGACATCGTCGACGCCCAGTCGAAGAAGCTCGTGTGGCGCGGCCAGGCGCAGTCGGAGATCAGCGACAGCGCCAAGGCGGAGAAGCAGCAGTCGCGCATCAACAAGTCGGTGGAGGAGATTCTCGAGCGCTTCCCGCCTCGGGGTGGGAAGTAG
- a CDS encoding zf-HC2 domain-containing protein: MAACPDMEARLDLHAAGALEPEETVPLLQHVESCAGCREALAQSMEVLSMVALPAPTAAEKAARDTVPQRALETWKRERMSQTLRRRTVGSLLAAAAVVALMVLMPGMPRPWATKDSAAEPTDTRAEERAVEAQTLADFEAWAGLEPLEPGATWEDEESFEDLEGWDDDLLGETL; encoded by the coding sequence ATGGCCGCATGCCCGGACATGGAAGCCCGGCTGGACCTGCACGCCGCGGGGGCGCTGGAGCCCGAGGAGACGGTGCCCCTGCTCCAGCACGTGGAGTCGTGCGCGGGGTGCCGCGAGGCGCTCGCCCAGTCGATGGAGGTGTTGTCGATGGTGGCGCTGCCCGCGCCGACGGCCGCGGAGAAGGCCGCGCGGGACACCGTCCCCCAGCGCGCGCTGGAGACGTGGAAGCGCGAGCGCATGAGCCAGACGCTGCGGCGGCGCACGGTGGGCTCGCTGCTGGCCGCGGCGGCGGTGGTGGCGCTCATGGTGCTGATGCCGGGCATGCCGCGCCCGTGGGCGACAAAGGACTCCGCCGCCGAGCCCACGGACACCCGCGCCGAGGAGCGCGCGGTGGAGGCGCAGACGCTCGCGGACTTCGAGGCCTGGGCCGGACTGGAGCCGCTGGAGCCCGGGGCGACGTGGGAAGACGAGGAGTCCTTCGAGGACCTCGAGGGCTGGGACGACGACCTGCTGGGAGAGACGTTGTGA
- a CDS encoding RNA polymerase sigma factor: MSIRETGGQVVAMPSRRLALEGAPDEVLCRAFLDGETAAFEVLVLRHRALVFSLVRRYTTRPEDAADLTQGAFLRALEASRRVFGRFTPTGPAPFRAWLVRIALNLAKNHARQGQRWRPVLVEATREDVAEAPGESAQDGLERAERARKVREEVLTLPRRQREVLTLRVDAGLAFKDIAQTLGITENNAKVQFHHAVKRLKARVAEPEEKH; encoded by the coding sequence GTGAGCATCAGGGAGACAGGCGGCCAGGTCGTGGCGATGCCGTCTCGCCGGCTGGCCCTGGAGGGGGCACCGGACGAGGTGCTGTGCCGCGCCTTCCTGGACGGGGAGACGGCGGCGTTCGAGGTGCTGGTGCTCCGGCACCGGGCGCTCGTCTTCTCGCTGGTGCGCCGCTACACGACCAGGCCCGAGGACGCCGCGGACCTGACGCAGGGGGCGTTCCTGCGCGCGCTGGAGGCCTCGCGTCGGGTGTTCGGGCGCTTCACGCCGACGGGGCCGGCGCCGTTCCGGGCGTGGCTGGTGCGAATCGCGCTCAACCTGGCGAAGAACCACGCGCGCCAGGGACAGCGGTGGCGGCCGGTGTTGGTGGAGGCCACCCGCGAGGACGTGGCCGAGGCCCCCGGAGAATCCGCGCAGGACGGGCTGGAGCGGGCCGAGCGGGCTCGGAAGGTGCGCGAGGAGGTCCTCACCCTGCCCCGTCGGCAGCGCGAGGTGCTGACGCTGCGCGTGGACGCGGGCCTGGCGTTCAAGGACATCGCGCAGACGCTCGGCATCACCGAGAACAATGCGAAGGTTCAGTTCCACCATGCGGTGAAGCGCCTGAAGGCGCGGGTGGCCGAGCCCGAGGAGAAGCACTGA
- a CDS encoding TIGR02265 family protein, producing MVLEGSGSRIKGGVLIARLNMLRRLGGQVRVDEVLERLPPVDRALLRQAILPVAWYPLELNLRLDSAIAEVVSPEDEGRAFIDMGRSSADEALHGEQSVFIRRGEPHFLLSQAPRIYRFYYAVGSRTYESTGPRSAILRTFSAENVTEADCLTIIGWHERAIELSGGLSPRVTHPMCRARGAAHCEYHCSWE from the coding sequence ATGGTTCTGGAAGGCTCGGGCTCTCGCATCAAGGGGGGCGTGCTCATCGCGCGCCTGAACATGCTGCGCCGGCTGGGCGGGCAGGTTCGGGTGGACGAGGTCCTGGAGCGTCTGCCTCCGGTGGACCGGGCCTTGTTGCGTCAGGCCATCCTCCCGGTGGCCTGGTATCCGCTGGAGCTGAACCTGCGGTTGGACTCGGCCATCGCGGAGGTGGTGTCGCCCGAGGACGAGGGGCGGGCCTTCATCGACATGGGCCGCTCGTCCGCGGACGAGGCGCTGCACGGGGAGCAGAGCGTCTTCATCCGGCGCGGAGAGCCGCACTTCCTCTTGAGCCAGGCGCCGCGCATCTACCGCTTCTATTACGCGGTGGGCTCGCGCACGTACGAGTCCACGGGGCCTCGCTCCGCCATCCTGCGCACCTTCAGCGCGGAGAACGTCACGGAGGCGGACTGCCTCACCATCATCGGCTGGCACGAGCGGGCCATCGAGCTGTCGGGCGGGCTGTCGCCGCGAGTCACGCATCCGATGTGCCGGGCGCGGGGCGCGGCCCACTGCGAGTACCACTGCTCCTGGGAGTGA
- a CDS encoding peroxiredoxin produces the protein MLAIGDLAPDFVAIDCHGVPLSLSALRGRRVVLFFFPKAFTLGCTIENRAFRDNHQHLQELGAELVGVSVDTQATQCAFAEKEDIHFSLLGDPDRVISRAYDVLWPVLRVDRRVTFIIGPEGRIEDIIRHEVRVYRHLDDVLAYLESHPMTAALDTAA, from the coding sequence ATGCTCGCCATCGGAGACCTCGCGCCTGACTTCGTCGCCATCGACTGTCATGGCGTGCCCTTGAGCCTGTCCGCGCTGCGAGGACGCCGCGTCGTCCTCTTCTTCTTCCCCAAGGCCTTCACGCTCGGCTGCACCATCGAGAACCGGGCGTTCCGCGACAACCACCAGCACTTGCAGGAGCTGGGCGCCGAGCTGGTCGGCGTCTCCGTGGACACCCAGGCCACCCAGTGCGCGTTCGCCGAGAAGGAGGACATCCACTTCTCGCTGCTCGGAGACCCGGACCGCGTCATCAGCCGCGCCTACGACGTCCTCTGGCCCGTGCTCCGCGTGGACCGCCGCGTCACCTTCATCATCGGCCCGGAAGGTCGCATCGAGGACATCATCCGTCACGAGGTGCGCGTTTACCGCCACCTGGACGACGTGCTCGCCTACCTTGAGTCCCACCCCATGACGGCCGCGCTCGACACGGCCGCCTGA
- a CDS encoding YcaO-like family protein has product MGVTRVARVTGLDRTGVEVACAVRPGGHVLQVCNGKGLTADEAAWGALFETAELWAAETVAPGRLAWGSFEELEGPLGTLWGAPALGSAGALVEPRLWGEGVRCAWREATELGSGRSVWVPAQGVHVTPPGGVSLGPVSVAWTSNGSGAHPEPARALLHALLEATERDQLARVFPEGWTEAAVRGRLLRSAELARSAPRTAALAERLRERGFGVYLFDATPSARTAGAVGLPVGAAVLVDLEEGPVPLTAGYACALERDVALLKALLEAAQSRLTDIHGAREDVASTDREAARGFAEACAVVKARRRVTELPDLGAVAKEDAEVQVRRVLARLKRAGFTQVASVEMDAPVPGLHVRRVVVPGMRVSELL; this is encoded by the coding sequence ATGGGCGTGACGCGGGTGGCGCGTGTCACGGGGTTGGACCGCACGGGCGTGGAGGTGGCCTGCGCGGTGCGCCCTGGGGGGCATGTGCTCCAGGTGTGCAACGGCAAGGGGCTCACGGCGGACGAGGCGGCCTGGGGTGCGCTGTTCGAGACGGCGGAGCTGTGGGCGGCGGAGACGGTGGCGCCGGGGCGGCTGGCGTGGGGCTCCTTCGAGGAGCTGGAGGGCCCGTTGGGGACGTTGTGGGGTGCCCCCGCCCTGGGCTCCGCGGGTGCGCTGGTGGAGCCGCGGTTGTGGGGTGAGGGTGTCCGATGTGCGTGGCGGGAGGCCACGGAGCTGGGCTCGGGGCGGAGCGTCTGGGTGCCCGCGCAGGGCGTGCATGTGACGCCGCCGGGGGGCGTGTCGCTGGGGCCGGTGTCGGTGGCGTGGACGAGCAACGGCTCGGGCGCGCATCCGGAGCCGGCGCGGGCGCTGCTGCATGCGCTGCTCGAGGCCACGGAGCGAGACCAGCTGGCGCGGGTGTTCCCCGAGGGGTGGACGGAGGCGGCGGTGCGGGGGCGACTGCTGCGGAGCGCGGAGCTGGCGCGCTCTGCGCCGAGGACGGCCGCGTTGGCCGAGCGTCTGCGGGAGCGTGGCTTCGGGGTGTATCTCTTCGACGCGACGCCGTCCGCGCGGACGGCGGGGGCGGTGGGGTTGCCCGTGGGCGCGGCGGTGTTGGTGGATTTGGAAGAGGGCCCGGTGCCGCTCACGGCGGGGTATGCGTGCGCGCTGGAGCGCGACGTGGCGCTGTTGAAGGCGCTGCTCGAGGCGGCGCAGTCGCGGCTGACGGACATCCATGGGGCCCGGGAGGATGTGGCCTCGACGGACCGGGAGGCGGCGCGGGGGTTCGCGGAGGCGTGCGCGGTGGTGAAGGCGCGGCGGCGGGTGACGGAGCTTCCGGACCTGGGCGCGGTGGCGAAAGAGGACGCGGAGGTCCAGGTGCGACGGGTGCTGGCGCGGCTGAAGCGGGCGGGATTCACGCAGGTGGCCTCGGTGGAGATGGATGCGCCGGTGCCGGGCCTTCACGTGCGGCGGGTGGTGGTGCCGGGCATGCGCGTCTCGGAGCTCCTGTGA
- a CDS encoding TfuA-like protein: protein MKRRAEDLVVFVGPSLPAEEARRLGPCVVLPPARQGDVWRALGGRPRAIALVDGVFEAQPSVWHHELLAALEAGVAVFGGSSMGALRAVELAPHGMVGVGRIFGWYRDGVVADDAEVALLHADAENGWRPLTVPLVNVRHVAGLARDAGVLSASRARELVSVASEMFYQERTWARLLERVRWPEDARGAWARWFSRGVEDLKRADAVACIRTAQEWVASGAPSSRGARRVPSSLVRRRRLVEDVTRVPDAQVPSGHVLEVLSQSADARALAEAGLRRALLAGWARTMGLSVTGDEVAREQEAWWRERRVPVRKRDAFLSASGLDSEGLRALCEELALERLVLAHSTRLLPDGPSWDEALAAEARLRGRWAEAALDIAASDEAPVD, encoded by the coding sequence GTGAAGCGGCGAGCCGAGGACCTGGTGGTGTTCGTGGGCCCGTCGTTGCCGGCCGAGGAGGCGCGGCGACTGGGGCCGTGCGTGGTGCTGCCCCCGGCGCGACAGGGCGACGTGTGGCGAGCGCTGGGCGGGAGGCCCCGGGCCATCGCGTTGGTGGACGGTGTCTTCGAGGCGCAACCCTCGGTGTGGCACCACGAGTTGCTCGCCGCGTTGGAGGCGGGCGTGGCGGTCTTCGGTGGCTCCAGCATGGGTGCGCTGCGCGCGGTGGAGCTGGCGCCGCACGGCATGGTGGGCGTGGGGCGCATCTTCGGCTGGTACCGCGATGGGGTCGTGGCGGATGACGCGGAGGTGGCGCTGCTGCACGCGGATGCGGAGAACGGCTGGCGCCCGCTCACGGTGCCGCTGGTCAACGTCCGTCACGTGGCCGGGCTCGCGCGTGATGCTGGTGTGCTGAGCGCGTCACGCGCTCGTGAGCTGGTGTCCGTCGCCTCGGAGATGTTCTACCAGGAGCGCACCTGGGCTCGACTGCTCGAGCGCGTGCGGTGGCCCGAGGACGCGCGAGGCGCGTGGGCGCGGTGGTTCTCCCGTGGCGTGGAGGACCTGAAGCGCGCCGACGCGGTGGCCTGCATCCGTACGGCACAGGAGTGGGTGGCTTCGGGCGCGCCGTCGAGTCGAGGGGCGCGACGTGTTCCATCCTCGTTGGTGCGACGGCGTCGCCTCGTGGAGGACGTGACGCGTGTGCCCGATGCGCAGGTTCCCTCGGGGCATGTGCTCGAGGTGTTGAGCCAGTCCGCCGACGCACGAGCGCTGGCGGAAGCGGGCCTGCGTCGAGCGTTGCTCGCGGGCTGGGCGAGGACGATGGGCTTGTCCGTCACCGGGGATGAGGTCGCCCGGGAGCAGGAGGCGTGGTGGCGTGAGCGCCGGGTCCCCGTGCGCAAGCGCGATGCGTTCCTGTCCGCGAGTGGGCTGGACTCGGAAGGACTGCGCGCGTTGTGTGAAGAGCTGGCGCTGGAGCGACTCGTGCTCGCGCATTCGACACGGCTGCTGCCGGATGGCCCCTCATGGGACGAGGCCCTCGCCGCTGAGGCGAGGCTTCGCGGACGCTGGGCCGAAGCCGCGCTCGACATCGCCGCGAGCGATGAAGCGCCCGTCGACTGA
- a CDS encoding serine/threonine protein kinase yields the protein MSAPFHPDQLVPGSEVGPWRVVASLGAGGFGRVFKVERGGRFFTMKMALRPAGSQVSEEEDVNGRLSHEVAALLACAPHPNLPRLHAVDRWPEPPEGYLFFVTDFIDGETFHEWRWRVKPSAAHLLSVFTEVVRAVSDLHRRGLHHRDLKGDNLLIRRDDERPFLIDLGTVRMPGATTLTVGVAPASPHLLPPECVAFLREGLWEQGARFDAGIPGDLYALGALLYEALTDGYAFDPRLPYDRLLPAIETVTPRAPHLVNPKVPPALGDLALRLLAKRPEDRYPNTEALLQALWEVAKEKRQPAWRLSLDLPPEPESPRDVDSNTPRVRMVPELVRTPEPSASDAEQDSDAENTPSHPLAPEAVAAPADALPTSPPPPPAPTPPPREPSWTRGVAVGVLVLFVLGAVALGVSRRESPASSSTQAVAPLPPPAEKGSPVVTSRPLTPPDTARPSSPSAEPAEAPTRWASVTPPPSDEPSRESTPTRKRGSVSGTLGKTAAVACLAGACAGSSPQTRMTSPEAECPPGSVERLLALKFEPGMPLAKDSAALVDLATIERWTGEMPLPPEGPVTVYVFRNFPLRYQAKVFPPRTKFHGRLFHGQSRYYVWLTEAETPDGNRTEVCFQVGFQDDREPVTLGMQYLKSSTPERKLINPLVEIYIASHLGRP from the coding sequence ATGTCGGCGCCGTTCCATCCGGACCAGCTGGTTCCCGGCAGTGAAGTGGGCCCGTGGCGCGTGGTGGCGTCGCTGGGCGCGGGAGGTTTCGGCCGCGTCTTCAAGGTCGAGCGGGGAGGGCGCTTCTTCACGATGAAGATGGCGCTGCGCCCCGCCGGCTCCCAGGTCTCCGAGGAGGAGGACGTCAACGGTCGGCTGTCGCACGAGGTGGCCGCGCTGCTCGCCTGCGCGCCGCACCCGAACCTTCCCCGCCTCCACGCCGTGGACCGCTGGCCGGAGCCCCCCGAGGGCTACCTGTTCTTCGTCACCGACTTCATCGACGGAGAAACCTTCCACGAGTGGCGCTGGCGCGTGAAGCCCTCCGCGGCGCACCTGCTGTCCGTCTTCACCGAGGTGGTGCGCGCCGTGTCGGACCTCCACCGGCGAGGCCTGCACCACCGCGACCTGAAGGGCGACAACCTCCTCATCCGCCGCGATGACGAGCGCCCGTTCCTCATCGACCTGGGCACCGTGCGCATGCCGGGCGCGACGACGCTGACGGTGGGCGTGGCGCCAGCCTCTCCGCACCTGTTGCCACCCGAATGCGTGGCCTTCCTGCGCGAGGGCCTCTGGGAGCAGGGCGCGCGCTTCGACGCGGGCATCCCCGGAGACCTCTACGCGCTGGGCGCGCTGCTCTACGAAGCGCTCACGGACGGGTACGCCTTCGACCCGAGGCTGCCGTACGACAGGCTGCTGCCCGCCATCGAGACGGTGACGCCGCGCGCGCCACACCTGGTCAACCCCAAGGTGCCTCCCGCGCTGGGGGACCTCGCGCTGCGGCTGCTCGCCAAGCGCCCCGAGGACCGCTACCCGAACACCGAGGCGCTGCTCCAGGCCCTGTGGGAGGTCGCCAAGGAGAAGCGTCAGCCGGCCTGGAGGCTGTCGCTGGACCTTCCTCCCGAGCCCGAGTCCCCGCGCGACGTGGACTCGAACACTCCCCGGGTGCGCATGGTGCCGGAGCTCGTGCGCACGCCCGAGCCCTCCGCGTCGGACGCGGAGCAGGACTCCGACGCGGAGAACACACCTTCGCATCCCCTCGCACCGGAGGCCGTCGCCGCGCCGGCAGACGCGCTCCCGACCAGTCCTCCGCCGCCACCCGCGCCCACGCCGCCACCCCGCGAGCCCTCCTGGACGCGTGGTGTCGCGGTGGGCGTGCTGGTGCTGTTCGTCCTGGGCGCGGTGGCCCTGGGCGTCTCGCGTCGCGAGTCGCCCGCTTCGAGCTCCACGCAGGCGGTCGCCCCCCTCCCACCTCCTGCAGAGAAAGGAAGTCCTGTCGTGACGAGTCGTCCCCTCACGCCCCCCGACACAGCCCGTCCCTCTTCACCGTCCGCCGAGCCCGCCGAGGCTCCCACGCGGTGGGCCTCCGTCACGCCTCCTCCTTCGGACGAGCCATCCCGCGAGTCGACCCCGACGAGGAAGCGTGGCTCGGTGAGCGGCACCTTGGGGAAGACGGCGGCGGTGGCGTGCCTGGCCGGAGCCTGCGCGGGCAGCTCCCCTCAGACACGCATGACGTCGCCCGAGGCGGAGTGCCCGCCGGGCTCCGTCGAGCGTCTCCTGGCACTGAAGTTCGAACCGGGAATGCCGTTGGCCAAGGACAGCGCCGCGCTCGTGGACCTCGCCACCATCGAGCGCTGGACGGGGGAAATGCCGCTGCCTCCCGAAGGGCCCGTGACCGTCTACGTCTTCCGGAACTTCCCACTCCGGTACCAGGCGAAAGTCTTCCCCCCGCGGACGAAGTTCCACGGGAGGCTCTTCCACGGTCAGAGCAGGTACTACGTCTGGCTCACCGAGGCGGAGACTCCCGATGGCAATCGCACGGAGGTCTGTTTCCAGGTGGGGTTCCAGGACGACCGTGAGCCCGTGACGCTGGGCATGCAATACCTCAAGAGCAGCACCCCCGAGCGGAAGCTGATCAACCCGCTCGTGGAGATCTACATCGCCAGCCACCTCGGAAGGCCGTGA
- a CDS encoding DUF2381 family protein: MLAAFPVLALTWGVLLSSGAEPPGLASSALLPPVRRLDVSSENVVPAPEIRIAPGRSTTLFFDARIRTDDVVLEGRERFQRVGLADDHLALVPSSTLRPGARLRLGVRFLDGAAPEQLVFWLVVDPTRAEPQVEVFRRVRTAESYRREVDELRARLAQARSELERLHSTGRSSGSLEEVVATLGRSAGLLHVRGLEFAHHPGSDLHALKLQHVALAAQWSALLVTLHAPPGGVGWVASGGSLTRASGQVLELKPPWQSTPVISEETQTQEVVVLLADESALTPGRYTLKLWDARGRTLTVERLEVK; this comes from the coding sequence TTGCTCGCCGCATTCCCGGTCCTCGCACTCACCTGGGGTGTCCTGCTGAGTTCGGGCGCGGAGCCTCCGGGGCTCGCCTCTTCTGCGCTGCTGCCCCCCGTGCGTCGGCTCGACGTGAGCAGCGAGAACGTCGTGCCGGCTCCCGAGATTCGCATCGCCCCGGGGCGCTCCACGACCCTCTTCTTCGACGCCCGCATCCGGACCGACGATGTCGTGCTGGAAGGACGTGAGCGCTTCCAGCGTGTGGGCCTGGCCGATGACCACCTGGCGCTCGTGCCCTCGAGCACGCTCCGTCCCGGGGCGCGGCTGCGCCTGGGGGTCCGCTTCCTCGATGGCGCCGCTCCAGAGCAGCTGGTGTTCTGGTTGGTGGTGGACCCGACGCGAGCTGAACCCCAGGTCGAGGTCTTCCGCCGGGTGCGCACCGCGGAGTCCTATCGACGGGAGGTCGACGAACTCAGGGCTCGGCTGGCCCAGGCGCGCTCCGAGCTCGAGCGACTCCATTCCACGGGGCGCAGCTCGGGTTCCCTGGAGGAGGTGGTCGCGACGCTGGGGCGGTCCGCCGGGTTGCTCCATGTGCGTGGGCTCGAGTTCGCGCACCACCCAGGGTCCGACCTGCACGCCCTGAAGCTTCAGCATGTGGCCCTCGCCGCTCAGTGGAGTGCCCTGTTGGTGACCCTCCACGCTCCGCCAGGGGGCGTGGGGTGGGTGGCGAGCGGAGGCTCGCTCACCAGGGCTTCGGGGCAGGTGCTCGAACTGAAGCCTCCCTGGCAGTCGACGCCGGTCATCTCGGAGGAGACGCAAACCCAGGAGGTGGTCGTCCTCCTCGCTGACGAATCCGCCCTGACGCCCGGGCGCTACACCCTCAAGCTCTGGGACGCCCGGGGGCGGACGTTGACGGTGGAGCGACTCGAGGTGAAGTGA